The genomic segment TTCCAATTTGCCTAGCAGcaatatttctttctgttcctgGTGGCAAATAAATAGCAGTTGTCACCTGCTGGTTAGAGTAgctaaaaaaactccaaacaatgcaacccaaagcattccttacatgttaaaaaataataatagcaaaAACATCACTTTACTTCCATAGAATTTGTTCCCAATGAGCTATTATATGGCTATAATAATAGTTCTCTTTCTAAACAGATTGTATTTTTAGCCACATATTCGAGTTTATCTCTGAAGGACTACTAATATTAAAGACACCACACTAGCACCTATCCCGCTGAACGCAGCAACTTATGAGGCAATTTATTAGTTAACAAGAGGAGTCTGCTTTCTAATCCACATCTTTGCATTTTGTGCATATTAAAAAATCCCCTCCCATGCATATTAAAAAATCCCCTCCCATGCCTTTTTTTGTCCTTAATGTATTCACTTTAAAGCCAGTTGTACATCGTGGTGTGTGTGCTTTCGGGACAAGCTAATCTGGGGGCAATACTCAATCGGTCACTCACTCTTATGAATGTTTTGTCTGTACCTGTAGTCTTTTGTGTTCACCTCCTGTTTCTAGCCAAAGGTGGTTTATTTTACAGAGAATGAACAAAATCACGCCATTTCTATTAGCGTGAAGCAGTTTATTAAGTGATAATGCAATGAGACAGTACGGAGATGCTTTAAGGCAGGATAATGAGCTGCTTCTGCTGTCTCAGCTCTTCTACCTGACGAGCAGAGGAATGAACCTGAGGGCTCACAGTAGGGTTGCAGTCCCTCCCTGCTTGCTGCAGAAGGGTGGTCACTCACAGCAGGTttctgtgctccctgcctggcactCATCTCACAGCacccaggagcagaggctgcctctgccccctccctgcctgctcgCCCAAATTCGGCTTCAGCATGCCGTCCTGAAGCTGAATGGAAGCACCCTTTCTCCCCCGAGGGGTTGTGTGCCACGAAAAGCggcccatcctgctgctctgttcAGATGGAGCAGTGGTTCCCCAGCCCTaagtgctgctgtgttttgttgcAGACGGAGAAGGCTGACCGGCGCCAGAACTTCGTCTCCCTTGCTTTACGTAAGCGCTACAGCTATCTGACTGAGCCTGGAATGAGTGAGTTGCTCTTACCAAAGTACTAAACCGTGTAGATGTGATTGTTCATAAGAAGAGACATTTTTTCTATAAACGTTGTATTTGGTGtcattctggggaaaaaattaaaaaaaaaaaaaaaggagaaaaggaaacaaaaagctgTCTAAAACAAAACTCTTGGATGGACTGTGAACTCTTGTGTTGTGAGAGCTTGAGGAATCCTGACTGGCAAATTATGTGTGTTAGTTAAGTAAAAATATAATAGTTTTGAAAAGTTCAATGTAGTTCCAGAGGAAGAGGATTGCAAATTGCTTTCCAAAAGTGTCTTTTCATCTCCTCTTTGAAGCATTAGAGAAAGATGCTGTAGAACGGAATATTACACAAAAATTCAGCCACTCAGATAAGTACTTAAATGTTTAGATGTTTAGCCAAAATAGAGTCTctcatattttatattttccctcttctttctcctccccttccctttttcctctgttCCCTGCAGATGCTTTTTATTCCCTGGCACCACACATTGCTTCTTCCTAAACATGTGTTCCCCTTGACCAGACCTGTGGCATTCTCTTCCTCCCCAGTTAAATACAATAATGTATTTGGCTTAGCTTTTCTTCCTCACTTCTCCTCTATAAGGTCAACTGCTATTGTTTCCCATTTCCAGgctttttcttgcctttttttccccccacttttgACTTCTCAGTTGCTACCCTGCCACAGACCCTTTGATATAATTCCATAAAATCCATAGACAAACTTCATCGGGTCTTGGGAGTTCCCACTGGATGGCTGCTGCTTAATTATCCTATAAGATCTGTGGCTTCTTTGGATCAGATGTGCTCCAGAATATGTTGCACTTCTCAGGCCGGGAAGAAGACTCCAAGCATATAACATCTGAAGAAGCTCTCAGATCTGCTGAGACATCTTGATGGACTGTTAAGGTATTGTCACAGGCTTGATTGGAACtgagagagggggaaaatgaAATTGCTGGAAAGAAGCTTGATGACTGTATATCATTCACAATAAATTTTTCCCCCCCGTcactgggagggaaaaaaagttttatttattcaCCAAAGGTCCATTAAGTCTCATTCGCAAAAAATTGTCAGATTGTTTTTGCTCTTCAACTGCAAAGAGGAGCACAGAAGCGGCATCTTAAATGTCTCTGAATCTGTGATTTGACAGGCAAAAAGGAGTGAGGAGGGCAGCCTGACAGCCTAGTCAGTTGTGACAGACCAGCTCGTGATGGTGCAATGGGGTTCCAGTGAAGACACGTCCTAACACTAACTGCTGAACAAGTTATTAGTTCTTTTCAGAATCATTTTGGAGCTTGTTTCTTGAACTCAAGACTCTATGAACTTCTGGTGGATGTCAGCAGCTACTGCTAATTAAATCTTCAGAATAAATAATAGTATTTATAATAGTTTCATAATAGTTGATTTGATTAAGtacattttggggtttttgttcgGGTGAGGAGAGAGAAGTGTATTTCCACTTTAAAATATTGTAGTACGAAGAGTGGGCATTTCTTGATTCAGTCTGTGCCAGTCAGGGCTAGTACTCAAGCTCTCTTCAACATAAATGTTTTTATGAAGTATCACCAGCCATCCACACTGACTTCTGGGCTTTTATTGGCTTCTATAGGACCAGCACATTTCTCCTTGCAGGATATGGACCTGTGGTGCACTGAATATTCACTATTCTATAGGAGTGTGTGTGCTGAAACAGTTCAGTGTTAGCCTTGTTGAGCTTCTTTCACTGTGAGTTACTGTCTGTCTATAAGACAGATCAAGCAGGTTTGACAAATTATTAGTGTAACTTTAGAGAAAGGTATGTTGAATAAGTTCTTTGCATATTTTAGCTCCATTTCTAATTCCaactttaaaggaaaacaaaaattcctCAAAGTTGCTTTCAGTGTCAACTCTCTGAATGTTATTGCTGTATCAGAGGATATGTTTGTGTAATGCAATTCCCAGAAATACTTTCTGACATGAGTGCCTCCTGTGATGCAAAATGTGGTTGATGATAATTCTGTTTAAATGCCTATGAATAAGCTGAGAGTTCTGGGGGATGATAACATTTAACAGGTTTGTCCTTGCTAGGAATTTATTTCATAATCTATTTTCCTTTGACTGCTTTTCTAATGTTACCTTTTGAGAACTGTAAAGTTGAACAGGTCTGTCTTTGAGCTGATACAAGAAATCTCCTCAAAAGGTACCAAGACACTACATCTTGTAGAAAAAGTGTACTCTTCTTTAATGACCTCTTGTGAAATTTTGTAAGGTTTATGTATTTGTGCTTAATACACCATACGAAATGGGTTAATCTGTGTGCTCGTTCTGACATGACATTTGTGCATGAATAAAAACTGATTCAGTTGCTTTGCCTGCTCACAACTATCATACATCATACTTGCCACATTTCATTTACAACATATGCTTCTTAAAATCATTTCATGAAAAGTTTTACTTTCGTTTTTACCAGACAAAAGGAATATTGCATGAGAAACAAATGCATatgttcctttctttcttttttctttttctttttttttttaaatattgactCAGAAAAGCTCTTGCTCTTATTGGCTTTGTGAGTGTGAAGCATATCCGAATTGTGCATGGAAGATATAGATTTGAATTTATTCCAGTTGCTTCACAGTTTGCACATCAATTGCCTGTCACTTAAAGGAATTTTGGTTTCTGCATGAAATAGTTCTGaagtggtttaaaaaaatattttagctaCATAATGTCATTTTACGCaagtttatatttttgtatagGATCAAATCTGAACAGAACAACAATAGAAATTATTAAATGGATAATTCTAATAGTTGCACAAAGCAGAGACATACCTAAACAGGCAAAATAAAGCTGATATGAGTATTTCAGAAGTAGCACATCAGAAAGTCAATAGGAAGTAAGAGAAGAAATTTTGATGTGGCTTTATTTTTACCTTATGGATtccttttgtgtgttttctgttCTCCATTGTTTGCAGATTTGGTTGCTATGTGCTTTCCGTCTTCCATTTCATGTTGCTTTTTGGTTCGGACCAGTTATCAGTATATGGCTCGTTcctaattttttctttccttttttaaatcttcttttgCCTCTTCCATCCCAACTCATGCAAACAATTGTACTTGCTTTTTGTAATATTACAACGTTTACTGACCAATTTTCTTCTCTGGTCTCTCTGTTTTTCAACcatttttgttgatttttatgtttgattttaatttaaCAATTTAAGAAACAGTTGAACGGAGTGCAGGAGCAACAAGATCCCTACCTGCTACTTACTCATACAAGCCATTCTTTTCAACACGGCCATATCAGTCATGGACAACAGCTCCAATTACAGTGCCTGGGCAAACCAAATCAGGCTTCACTTCCTTATCAAGCTCTTCCTCTAACACTCCTACAGCTTCCCCATTAAAATCAATATGGTCTGTTTCTTCTACTTCTCCAATCAAATCCACGTTAGGAGCTTCTACCACGTCTTCAGTTAAATCTGTTAGTGATGTAGCATCTCCGATTAGATCGTTTCGGACAATCTCTTCGCCAATAAAAACTGTGGTCTCGCAGCCTCCCTACAACATGCAGGTCACTTCAGGCTCTTTCATCAGAGCTCCCGCAGTCACAGAAGCTGCCAGTCTCAAAGGGCTGGCCTCCACTACCACATTCCCCTCTCGGACATCTCCAGTGACTACAGCAGGATCTCTCTTGGAGAGATCATCCATAACCATGACGCCTCCAGCATCCCCCAAATCCAACATTAACATGTACTCTTCGAGCTTGCCACTTAAATCGGTCATCACATCAGCATCCTCACTTTTATCGTCCCCTCTAAAGTCAGTGGTGTCACCTGCTAAGTCAGCAGTTGATGCTGTTTCATCCACTAAAGTCATGATGGCCTCGTCTCTCTCGTCGCCAGCAAAACATGTAGCTGGGCACACAGATGTACCATTGCTCAATGGGTCTGTGTCACCTCTGAAATACCCATCCTCTGCCAACTTAATAAACGGATCCAAAGCTGCAGGTGTTTTTCAAGACAAgatctctgcagctgcacattCTGCAACTTGTGCTGCTAACGCAGTTGCTGACACGGCTGAGAGAGTGTTTTCAACAGCTACAACAATGTCATTTTCTCCACTCAGGTCATTTGTGTCTTCAGCACCATCAGCTTTCCAGTCAATGAGAACTCCTCCTGCAGGTGCTTTGTACACAGCCCTTGGGTCAATATCTGCAACTACCTCATCAGTAACTTCATCAACAATAACAGTGCCGGTATATTCTGTAGTCAATGTTTTGTCTGAACCAGCATTAAAGAAGCTCCCAGAGTCGTCTTCGCTTACAAAATCAGCCGCTGCATTACTGTCACCTATTAAAACATTGACTACAGAGGCGCGCACGCAGCCTACCTTTACTCGAACTTCATCTCCAATAAAATCATCCTTGTTTTTAGCACCCTCTGCTCTCAAACTGTCCACACCATCTTCCTTATCCTCCAGTCAGGAGATACTGAAAGATGTTGCTGAAATGAAAGAGGATCTGATAAGAATGACTGCGATATTGCAGACAGATGTCGCAGAGGAGAAGCCGTTCCAACCTGACATACCAAAAGAGGGTAGAATTGATGATGAAGAGCCCTTTAAAATTGTTGAGAAAGTAAAAGAGGACTTAGTAAAAGTTAGTGAGATTCTGAAAAAGGATGTGTGTTTAGAAAGTAAAGGGTCGGCTAAAGTACCCAAAAGTGATCAAGGACACCTGTCCGAGGATGACTGGGTAGAGTTCAGTACAGAGGAGATTGATGAAGCGAGACAGCAAGCTTTGACAAGCCCTCCTATATCTGTTCCAGAGAAGGTCCaaattaaaactaaaaccaTGTCGGAAAAGGATTATAGCTTGTCAAAAGTTATTGATTACTTAGCGAATGATATCGGTAGCAGTTCATTAACAAACATAAAGTACAAGtttgaagaggggaaaaaagaaggtgAAGAGAGACAAAAGCGCATTTTAAAACCAGCCATCGCTTTGCAGGAACATAAACTTAAAATGCCTCCAGCCTCCATGAGGCCTTCAACATCGGAAAAGGAGTTATGTAAAATTGCAGACTCCTTTTTTGGAACAGACACTATTTTGGAGTCTCCAGATGACTTTTCTCAACATGATCAAGATAAAAGTCCCTTGTCTGACAGTGGCTTTGAAACGAGGAGCGAAAAGACACCTTCTGCCCCACAAAGTGCTGAAAGCACAGGGCCAAAACCACTTTTCCACGATGTGCCCATCCCTCCTGTCATTACAGAAACAAGAACTGAAGTAGTTCACGTCATCCGCAGCTACGAACCATCTTCGGAAGATATTCCAGAGCAGAAGGCAGAGGAGCTACCAGCCTCAAAACCTTCCCCTACATTTATGGAGCTGGAGCAAAAACCTTCTGGGTCCATTAAAGAGAAGGTTAAAGCTTTTCAAATGAAAGCCAGTGGCAGTGAAGAGGACGACCATAAGTGCGTCCTTGGTAAAGGTGTCCGAGTAAAAGAAGAAACTCATATCACTACAACAACTAGGATGGTTTATCATAAACCTCCGTGCACAGAAAGCACCTCTGAAAGAATTGAGGAAACAATGTCTGTTCATGACATAATGAAAGCCTTTCAGTCTGGACGTGACCCTTCCAAAGAACTGGCAGGTCTGTTTGAACATAAATCATCAGTAACGTCCGATGTTAGCAAGTCTGCTGAAACTTCACCACAACATGCAGAGAAGGACAGCAAAATGAAACCCAAACTGGAGCGAATAATAGAGGTCCATATTGAACAAGGTAATCAGGCTGAACCTACTGAAGTCATTattagagaaacaaaaaagcatccagaaaaagaaatgtatgTATATCAGAAAGACTTACCTCGGGGAGATATTAACTTAAAAGAGTTGGAAAAACATGATGCTTTTCCTTGTTCAGACGAACAAGGTCAGCAAGAAGAAGAGGAGCTCACGGCCGAAGAGTCACTTCCTTCTTATCTGGAATCCTCTAGAGTTAACACTCCCGTGTCCCAGGAAGAAGACAGTCGCCCTAGTTCTGCTCAACTCATGTCTGATGACTCTTACAAAACACTGAAGCTTTTGAGTCAGCACTCAGTAGAATACCATGATGATGAGTTGTCAGAACTAAGAGGGGAGTCTTACAGGTTTGCTGAGAAAATGCTTCTTTCAGAAAAGCTAGATGTGTCTCATTCTGATACTGAGGAGTCAGTTACTGACCATGCTCTACCCCTTAGTGTAGAGTTACAGGGGACTGATAAACGATGCAGAGAAAAAGTAGCTACTGCCCCCAAAAAAGAGATTATCTCCAAAATCTATAAAGATGTATCTGAAAATGGTGTAGGTAAAATGTCTAAGGAGGATCATTATGATAAAGTGACAGTGTTACACTACACTGGAGATGTTAGTAGTCACAAACATGCAATGTGGATGCGCTTTACTGAGGACAGATTAGACAGAGGTAGAGAAAAGTTGATATATGAAGACAGGGTGGACAGGACTGTTaaagaggcagaagaaaaactgACTGAAGTATCCCAGTTTTTTCGGGATAAAACAGAGAAGTTGAATGATGAGCTACAGTCTCCAGAGAAAAAGCAGCATAAAAAAAATGGCAAGGAAATACATTCtagccagagctctgccagcagcagccccgagAAGGTTCTGCTCTCTGAATTGCCATCATCTGGGGATGATTGGAGTAAGGTGAAGCAGTATGCACATGATGGGAAGTGCTTTCCCAAGGTGGATGAAAGGAAAGCATCCAGTTTGCCCAGCAGTCCTGAAAAAAGGATATATGTGCAACCTGCAGAGGACTCTAAACGAACTATGGAACACAAAGGAAGCGCTCAGCAGACTGGAGTGCCTGAGACTGGATTTCAGCTGAAGCAGTCAAAGCTCAGTTCCATTAGGCTTAAATTTGAGCAAGGTATAAGTCCCAGAAGTAAGGACGTaactcaagaagaaaaaaagctggaTGGTCAGTCCAAAATTCCAGTAAAAAAATTGCAAGAAAGTAAGTTACCAGTGTATCAGTCCTATTCAAGAGAGAAACACGCAAAGCAAATAGAGGTCATTGATGGGAGCACAGCTTTACAGAAAGAGGTGAAAATACAGGAAGACCTTGTTCCAGGTAAAGGGAAAGCTGTGGAAGACTCTCGTGCTTCAGACACACAAAGAACTGAGATGAGGAAAGGCGTGGCAGAATGCATTTCAGAACCACGGGCAAAAGACCTGGCGTATGGCTCAGACTCAACAGCGAAGGGACACTGGGACAAAAAAATCTATAGGACGTGGGAAAGTCCTGGAACTTCTAACCAtaaaacacagaaggaaaagctttcACATGTGCTGGTTCCAGATACAGTAAAAGAAAACCATGTTGATCATGCTGAATCTAAAACTGACCAAAAAAGTGAATTTATCACTGTGACAGAGCACAAAGTGGCCTCAAATGGAATCCATTCGGAAGAAGTGAAGGAACTGACTGTAAAATCCCCCTCAAAAAGGGTTTTATACAGAGAATTTGTTGTCAGGGAGGGGGAGCGTAATGGTGAAGTGGCTGATAAAGTAtccaaaaggaaagaagaaattgcTGTGTCCCATATCCCAGTCAGAATTGTTGAGGAGAAGAGAGCCATGCTTGATGGTGTCTATGAACTTTCAGCTAAAGTATCCCAATCAGCTGTGATTCAGGAGAAAGTTGAAAGGCAGATTGATTATGTggaagatgaaaaaataaagcattcaGAAATCAGAAAGGTTACCAAGCAGCAGAGCTCAATAGGTTTAAGTCCTCCTGCTGAGGAAACAGAGCTATCCCCTAGCAAATCACCAGATTCTTTAGAATGTAGCCCAGGAAAGGAATTTCCTTCAAGTGACATAGCTGACCCCAGTGCCAGTGATTACTTGAATAAAGTTGCACCGCTAGTGAGCACTGAGGGAGTAAAAGAAATTAAGACCTTACCTGTTTATGTCAGTTTTGTTCAAGTAGGAAAGCAATATGAGAAAGAGGTGCAACAAGGTAGtataaaaaaaattgtcagtCAGGAAAGTAAGACGGTACAAGAGACGAGGGGGACATTTTACACAGCTAGGCAGCAGAAACAGCCTCCTTCTCCACAAGGTAGTCCAGAGGATGACACGCTAGAACAAGTGTCCTTTATAGACAGCTCTGGTAAAAGCCCTTTAACACCAGAAACACCGAGTTCAGAGGAAGTGAGTTACGAGTTTACATCTAAAACACCTGACTCACTAATAGCTTATATCCCAGGCAAGCCCAGCCCTATACCTGAGGTGTCTGAGGAGTcagaggaggaagcagaggcTAAGACAACATCTGTGAAACAGGCAGAGGTTGAGGAACCACAGATTGACAAAACATTACCTAATCTTATAAACAAGGACTCTAACAAAAGACCCAAAGGTAACAGAGTTGCCTATATTGAattccctcctcctccaccaCTGGATGCAGATCAAGGTGAATCAGAAAAGAAGCCTCATTATTCCACTGAGAGTGAGATGGAGATGACTGAAGTGAACTTGCAAGATGAACACGACAAGTGCCAGCTGGCTGAACCTGTCATCAGAGTGCAGCCACCTTCTCCTGTGCCACCGGGAGCAGATGTCAGTGACTCCAGTGATGATGAATCCCTCTATCAGCCCGTTCCGCTTAAAAAGTATACGTTCAAACTGAAAGAGCTGGAAGATGACCACAAAGAGACCTCAAAACCCAAAGCCCCTGAAAAGATTGAGAAACAGAAAGAGTTAGGACATCCCACTTCTGGGAAACCCAATGAGTTTGACAATGGGGTTGAGTCACCCCAGAATGATGTAGTGCAAAATGGGAGTAACAATGACCAGTCTGTCACAGAGTGTTCCATAGCAACCACTGCAGAATTCTCCCATGATACCGATGCGACAGAGATTGACTCTCTGGACGGTTATGATTTGCAAGATGAAGATGATGGTTTAACTGAGAGTGATTCTAAACTTGCAGGTCCGGCAGTTGAAACCAAAAAGGACGTATGGACTACAGAAGGCATTCTAAAGCAGACTGATCGCTGCTTTAGCCAGAGTAAGCTTGAAGTCATTGAGGAGGAAGGCAAGGTAGGCCCTGAAGAAGACAAGACACCTTCCAAAGGTCCATCTTCTGACAAAGCTGGAGATAAGAGCGATAAGAAGTCAGGGGCacagtttttctctttggaaggCAGACACCCTGACAGGACTGTATTTCCCGACTCGTATTTCAGTTACAAAGTAGACGAAGAATTCGCAACACCTTTCAAAACTGTGGCCACCAAGAGTCTAGATTTTGACCCGTGGTCGAATAACCGAGGTGACGATGAAGTGTTTGAGACTAAATCGAGGGAGGATGAGGCTAAGCCATTTGGTCTGGCGGTGGAAGACAGATCTCAAGCAACAACACCTGACACAACACCAGCCAGAACTCCAACAGATGAGAGTACGCCAACTAGCGAGCCCAACCCCTTCCCATTTCATGAGGGGAAGATGTTTGAGATGACTCGCAGTGGTGCAATTGACATGAGCAAGAGGGATTTTGTTGAAGAAAGACTCCAATTTTTTCAGATTGGTGAGCATACTTCTGAAGGGAAGTCAGGGGACAAGGGGGAAGGGGATAAAAGTACAGTCACTGCCATCACACAGCcacaggcaggggacagcacTGTAGAAACAACCCTAGAGAGACCAGTAGAAACAACAGCAGTTGAAAATATGCCCGGCATCCAGGCCAGTGGAGATTGCATGGAACAAACACTTGGTAGTAACTCCCCGGAGAAATCATCGGCAGCAGTAAACGCTTCCAAAGTTGATCCCAAATTGCGCACACCAAttaaaatgggaatttctgCTTCCACCATGACTCTGAAGAAAGATGGCCCTGGAGAAGTGACAGATAAGATAGAAGCTGTGATGCCAAGTGGTGAGGGATTAGAAAATGAAACTGTAGAAGTGATTGCGAGTTCAGCTTCTAGCCAGACGAGCTGTAGGCAAACAGAAAACACTGATTTTCcaaaagataattttaataacaacaacaatttGGATTCATCTGCTGTCCCT from the Melospiza georgiana isolate bMelGeo1 chromosome 8, bMelGeo1.pri, whole genome shotgun sequence genome contains:
- the ANK3 gene encoding ankyrin-3 isoform X5, which produces MSEEAKEKNTKPAHRKKKGKKSDTNASYLRAARAGNLEKALDYLKNGVDINISNQNGLNALHLASKEGHVEVVSELIQRGASVDAATKKGNTALHIASLAGQAEVVKVLVTNRANVNAQSQNGFTPLYMAAQENHLEVVKFLLDNGASQSLATEDGFTPLAVALQQGHDQVVSLLLENDTKGKVRLPALHIAARKDDTKAAALLLQNDHNADVESKSGFTPLHIAAHYGNINVATLLLNRGAAVDFTARNDITPLHVASKRGNANMVKLLLDRGAKIDAKTRDGLTPLHCGARSGHEQVVEMLLDRGAPILSKTKNGLSPLHMATQGDHLNCVQLLIQHNVPVDDVTNDYLTALHVAAHCGHYKVAKVLLDKKANPNAKALNGFTPLHIACKKNRIKVMELLLKHGASIQAVTESGLTPIHVAAFMGHVNIVSQLMHHGASPNTTNVRGETALHMAARAGQTEVVRYLVQNGAQVEAKAKDDQTPLHISARLGKADIVQQLLQQGASPNAATTSGYTPLHLSAREGHEDVASVLLDHGASLSIITKKGFTPLHVAAKYGKIEVANLLLQKNASPDASGKSGLTPLHVAAHYDNQKVALLLLDQGASPHASAKNGYTPLHIAAKKNQMDIATTLLEYGADANAVTRQGIAPLHLASQDGHVDMVSLLLARSANVSLSNKSGLTPLHLAAQEDRVNVAEVLVNQGAAVDAQTKMGYTPLHVGCHYGNIKIVNFLLQHSAKVNAKTKNGYTPLHQAAQQGHTHIINVLLQHGAAPNELTVNGNTALAIAKRLGYISVVDTLKVVTEETMTTITVTEKHKMNVPETMNEVLDMSDDEGEDAMTGDTDKYLGPQDLKELGDDSLPAEGYMGFSLGARSASLRSFSSDRSYTLNRSSYARDSMMIEELLVPAKDQHLTFQREFDSDSLRHYSWAADTLDNVNLVSSPIHSGFLVSFMVDARGGSMRGSRHHGMRIIIPPRKCTAPTRITCRLVKRHKLASPPPMVEGEGLASRLVEMGPAGAQFLGKLHLPKSPPPLNEGESMVSRILQLGPQGTKFIGPVIVEIPHFGSMRGKERELIVLRSENGETWKEHQYDSKHEDLTEILNGMDEELDSAEELEKKRICRIVTKDFPQYFAVVSRIKQESNQIGPEGGVLSSTTVPRVQAAFPEGALTKRIRVGLQAQPVPEEIVKKILGNKATFSPIVTVEPRRRKFHKPITMTIPVPPPSGEGVTNGYKGDTTPSLRLLCSITGGTSPAQWEDITGTTPLTFSNDCVSFTTNVSARFWLADCHQVLETVGLATQLYRELICVPYMAKFVIFAKMNDPVESNLRCFCMTDDKVDKTLEQQENFEEVARSKDIEVLEGKPIYVDCYGNLAPLTKGGQQLVFNFYAFKENRLPFSIKVRDTSQEPCGRLSFLKEPKTTKGLPQTAVCNLNITLPAHKKETESDQDDETEKADRRQNFVSLALRKRYSYLTEPGMKTVERSAGATRSLPATYSYKPFFSTRPYQSWTTAPITVPGQTKSGFTSLSSSSSNTPTASPLKSIWSVSSTSPIKSTLGASTTSSVKSVSDVASPIRSFRTISSPIKTVVSQPPYNMQVTSGSFIRAPAVTEAASLKGLASTTTFPSRTSPVTTAGSLLERSSITMTPPASPKSNINMYSSSLPLKSVITSASSLLSSPLKSVVSPAKSAVDAVSSTKVMMASSLSSPAKHVAGHTDVPLLNGSVSPLKYPSSANLINGSKAAGVFQDKISAAAHSATCAANAVADTAERVFSTATTMSFSPLRSFVSSAPSAFQSMRTPPAGALYTALGSISATTSSVTSSTITVPVYSVVNVLSEPALKKLPESSSLTKSAAALLSPIKTLTTEARTQPTFTRTSSPIKSSLFLAPSALKLSTPSSLSSSQEILKDVAEMKEDLIRMTAILQTDVAEEKPFQPDIPKEGRIDDEEPFKIVEKVKEDLVKVSEILKKDVCLESKGSAKVPKSDQGHLSEDDWVEFSTEEIDEARQQALTSPPISVPEKVQIKTKTMSEKDYSLSKVIDYLANDIGSSSLTNIKYKFEEGKKEGEERQKRILKPAIALQEHKLKMPPASMRPSTSEKELCKIADSFFGTDTILESPDDFSQHDQDKSPLSDSGFETRSEKTPSAPQSAESTGPKPLFHDVPIPPVITETRTEVVHVIRSYEPSSEDIPEQKAEELPASKPSPTFMELEQKPSGSIKEKVKAFQMKASGSEEDDHKCVLGKGVRVKEETHITTTTRMVYHKPPCTESTSERIEETMSVHDIMKAFQSGRDPSKELAGLFEHKSSVTSDVSKSAETSPQHAEKDSKMKPKLERIIEVHIEQGNQAEPTEVIIRETKKHPEKEMYVYQKDLPRGDINLKELEKHDAFPCSDEQGQQEEEELTAEESLPSYLESSRVNTPVSQEEDSRPSSAQLMSDDSYKTLKLLSQHSVEYHDDELSELRGESYRFAEKMLLSEKLDVSHSDTEESVTDHALPLSVELQGTDKRCREKVATAPKKEIISKIYKDVSENGVGKMSKEDHYDKVTVLHYTGDVSSHKHAMWMRFTEDRLDRGREKLIYEDRVDRTVKEAEEKLTEVSQFFRDKTEKLNDELQSPEKKQHKKNGKEIHSSQSSASSSPEKVLLSELPSSGDDWSKVKQYAHDGKCFPKVDERKASSLPSSPEKRIYVQPAEDSKRTMEHKGSAQQTGVPETGFQLKQSKLSSIRLKFEQGISPRSKDVTQEEKKLDGQSKIPVKKLQESKLPVYQSYSREKHAKQIEVIDGSTALQKEVKIQEDLVPGKGKAVEDSRASDTQRTEMRKGVAECISEPRAKDLAYGSDSTAKGHWDKKIYRTWESPGTSNHKTQKEKLSHVLVPDTVKENHVDHAESKTDQKSEFITVTEHKVASNGIHSEEVKELTVKSPSKRVLYREFVVREGERNGEVADKVSKRKEEIAVSHIPVRIVEEKRAMLDGVYELSAKVSQSAVIQEKVERQIDYVEDEKIKHSEIRKVTKQQSSIGLSPPAEETELSPSKSPDSLECSPGKEFPSSDIADPSASDYLNKVAPLVSTEGVKEIKTLPVYVSFVQVGKQYEKEVQQGSIKKIVSQESKTVQETRGTFYTARQQKQPPSPQGSPEDDTLEQVSFIDSSGKSPLTPETPSSEEVSYEFTSKTPDSLIAYIPGKPSPIPEVSEESEEEAEAKTTSVKQAEVEEPQIDKTLPNLINKDSNKRPKGNRVAYIEFPPPPPLDADQGESEKKPHYSTESEMEMTEVNLQDEHDKCQLAEPVIRVQPPSPVPPGADVSDSSDDESLYQPVPLKKYTFKLKELEDDHKETSKPKAPEKIEKQKELGHPTSGKPNEFDNGVESPQNDVVQNGSNNDQSVTECSIATTAEFSHDTDATEIDSLDGYDLQDEDDGLTESDSKLAGPAVETKKDVWTTEGILKQTDRCFSQSKLEVIEEEGKVGPEEDKTPSKGPSSDKAGDKSDKKSGAQFFSLEGRHPDRTVFPDSYFSYKVDEEFATPFKTVATKSLDFDPWSNNRGDDEVFETKSREDEAKPFGLAVEDRSQATTPDTTPARTPTDESTPTSEPNPFPFHEGKMFEMTRSGAIDMSKRDFVEERLQFFQIGEHTSEGKSGDKGEGDKSTVTAITQPQAGDSTVETTLERPVETTAVENMPGIQASGDCMEQTLGSNSPEKSSAAVNASKVDPKLRTPIKMGISASTMTLKKDGPGEVTDKIEAVMPSGEGLENETVEVIASSASSQTSCRQTENTDFPKDNFNNNNNLDSSAVPTDDITCNVVLKEHLEPKCSLQKANQAKSTSGKGTGTTQGHRVRDKQKPHGEQQKSTELVGARGKSKLPVKASSVKQVFSQNNLQSNTGSKAKEASKPDKAKQNNSSPCLEARSRIPVKNTHRSNLARRTPALPKQEQVEKEKPKQLPSKLPVKVRSTSVTMTTVKVKKNQLREVCKHSIEYFKGISGETLKLVDRLSDEEKKMQSEVSDDEEDSTSRNTSLSEATQVYLPSITPKSARDMRTEAASIKSKSEKADSERRRSKRTGPQSPCERTDIRMAIVADHLGLSWTELARELNFSVDEINQIRVENPNSLIAQSFMLLKKWVTRDGKNATTDALTSVLTKINRIDIVTLLEGPIFDYGNISGTRSFADENNVFHDPIDGWQPDSSSVSEAPTSGRRIGGSLLDRLDESSDQCRDSVTSYVKGEAGKPETNGSLSESTSEAKTKSYIQEALNDVGKHGDKETLKTKSQISTGTDEQTLSSAAYQKSLEETSKPATEGSKTSVPVSVKKMGWSTSEDGKPRTSIQEEEGAVMSEQKQGEAYKVKTKKEVRHVEKKSYS